A window of the Polaribacter sp. HaHaR_3_91 genome harbors these coding sequences:
- a CDS encoding phosphoenolpyruvate carboxylase: protein MNNLPKLDRFNENVLSKYQIYNSIFSTLPFDTIDDTGVLLPLLHKVCNKGFKLEKNPTEIVEHFFNKYQDEPSEKEKSDLLFRFIQFIERQVVLFDAVEDAAYPIVNNMDGFGTLRNSKELALLSNKKDELKKHLEDFKVRIVLTAHPTQFYPGSVLGIITDLDKAIQNDDLLLIRKLLAQLGKTPFYKKEKPSPFDEAVSLIWYLEHVFYHSVPKIYNYIQHHIYDGEPIENEIIELGFWPGGDRDGNPFVTTKITLDVAERLRQTILRNYYRDIRRLKRRYTFDGVQEIFARLEKRLYKHVVRSYTKVNFSQKILLDELYAAREIIVNDHQSLFVEELNDVINKVRIFGFHFATLDIRQDSRVHHQAFTQIVEDLLKTGDTTFPKNYLNLSDEEQVEILSVVKGSIDPSILTDETSVKTIESIYALKEIQQRNGERGANRYIISNNQSALHVMQTFAMLNLCGFENELPVDVIPLFETVEDLENAEDVMRTLYSNKVYRHHVAKRKNKQTIMLGFSDGTKDGGYLMANWGIFKAKEALTRISREFDIEVIFFDGRGGPPARGGGKTHQFYASLGPTIEDKEIQLTIQGQTISSNFGTQNSSQYNLEQLLSSGIKNDVFTKDQLNDSHRELINDMAATSYQKYVDFKNHPKFLSYLEKMSTLKYYAKTNIGSRPSKRGGSDKLDFSALRAIPFVGSWSQLKQNVPGFFGVGTALKKYEDAGRFEEVKEFYHASDFFRTLLENSMMSLTKSFFGLTSYMSDDEEFGEFWTLIFTEYETTKRLLLKLTGESELMENFPVGKASIEIREQIVLPLLTIQQFALKKIQELQKTGGSAEEIEVYEKMVMRSLFGNINASRNSA from the coding sequence ATGAACAATTTACCTAAGCTAGATAGATTTAATGAAAACGTACTGTCTAAATATCAAATTTATAACAGTATTTTCTCAACGCTACCTTTTGACACCATAGACGATACTGGGGTTTTATTACCTCTTTTACATAAAGTTTGTAACAAAGGTTTTAAATTAGAAAAAAACCCTACAGAAATTGTAGAACACTTTTTTAATAAATACCAAGACGAACCTTCAGAAAAAGAAAAATCTGATTTACTTTTTCGTTTTATTCAATTTATAGAACGTCAAGTAGTTTTATTTGATGCTGTAGAAGATGCTGCATATCCTATTGTAAATAATATGGATGGTTTTGGAACGTTAAGAAACTCTAAGGAACTAGCGCTTTTAAGCAATAAAAAAGACGAACTAAAAAAGCATTTAGAAGATTTTAAAGTACGTATTGTATTAACGGCACACCCAACGCAATTTTACCCTGGGTCTGTTTTAGGTATCATTACAGATTTAGACAAGGCAATACAAAATGATGATTTACTACTCATTAGAAAACTATTAGCTCAATTAGGGAAAACACCTTTCTATAAAAAAGAAAAGCCCTCTCCTTTTGATGAAGCTGTAAGTTTAATTTGGTATTTAGAACACGTATTTTATCATTCTGTTCCTAAAATATACAACTACATTCAACATCATATTTATGATGGTGAACCGATAGAAAATGAAATTATTGAACTTGGTTTTTGGCCAGGTGGAGATAGAGATGGAAACCCATTTGTTACTACTAAAATTACTTTAGATGTTGCAGAAAGATTGCGTCAAACAATTTTAAGAAATTATTATAGAGACATTAGACGTTTAAAAAGACGTTATACTTTTGATGGTGTGCAAGAAATCTTTGCAAGGTTAGAAAAAAGACTTTACAAGCATGTTGTAAGAAGCTATACAAAAGTTAACTTTTCTCAAAAAATCTTATTAGATGAGCTATATGCTGCCAGAGAAATTATTGTAAATGATCATCAATCTTTATTTGTAGAAGAATTGAATGATGTTATCAATAAAGTTAGAATTTTCGGTTTTCACTTTGCAACTTTAGATATTAGACAAGACAGTAGAGTGCATCACCAAGCATTTACACAAATTGTAGAAGATTTACTTAAAACAGGAGATACTACTTTTCCTAAAAACTATTTAAATCTTTCTGATGAAGAACAAGTTGAAATTTTATCTGTTGTAAAAGGAAGTATTGACCCAAGTATTTTAACGGATGAAACTTCTGTTAAAACCATAGAGTCTATTTATGCTTTAAAAGAAATTCAGCAAAGAAATGGAGAACGTGGAGCAAACCGTTACATTATTAGTAACAACCAAAGTGCTTTACACGTAATGCAAACTTTTGCAATGTTAAACTTATGTGGTTTTGAAAATGAATTACCAGTAGATGTAATTCCTCTTTTTGAAACAGTAGAAGATTTAGAAAATGCAGAAGATGTAATGAGAACTTTATACTCTAATAAAGTATATAGACACCATGTTGCCAAAAGGAAAAACAAACAAACGATTATGTTAGGTTTTTCTGATGGAACAAAAGATGGTGGCTATTTAATGGCTAACTGGGGTATTTTTAAGGCAAAAGAAGCTTTAACAAGAATCTCTAGAGAATTTGATATTGAAGTAATTTTCTTTGACGGACGTGGTGGACCACCAGCTCGTGGAGGAGGAAAAACACACCAATTTTATGCTTCTTTAGGCCCAACAATTGAGGATAAAGAAATACAATTAACCATACAAGGACAAACAATTAGTTCTAATTTTGGTACACAAAACTCATCTCAATACAACTTAGAACAATTATTAAGTTCTGGTATTAAAAATGATGTTTTTACCAAAGATCAATTAAATGATAGCCATAGAGAATTGATAAACGACATGGCTGCTACAAGTTACCAAAAGTATGTAGATTTTAAAAATCATCCTAAATTTTTATCGTATTTAGAAAAAATGAGTACGTTAAAATACTATGCAAAAACAAATATTGGAAGTAGACCAAGTAAACGTGGTGGCTCTGACAAGTTAGACTTTTCTGCATTAAGAGCAATTCCTTTTGTTGGTAGCTGGAGTCAGTTAAAACAAAACGTACCAGGTTTCTTTGGTGTAGGTACTGCACTTAAAAAATACGAAGATGCTGGTAGATTTGAAGAAGTAAAAGAGTTTTATCACGCTTCAGATTTCTTTAGAACTTTGTTAGAAAATAGTATGATGAGTTTAACCAAATCTTTCTTTGGTTTAACTTCTTATATGTCAGATGATGAAGAATTTGGTGAATTTTGGACTCTAATATTCACTGAGTACGAAACTACTAAAAGACTGCTTTTAAAACTTACCGGAGAATCTGAATTAATGGAAAATTTCCCTGTAGGAAAAGCATCTATAGAAATTAGAGAACAAATTGTATTGCCTTTATTAACAATACAACAATTTGCTTTAAAGAAAATTCAAGAACTTCAAAAAACTGGCGGAAGCGCAGAAGAAATTGAAGTGTATGAAAAAATGGTAATGCGTTCTTTATTTGGTAATATTAATGCAAGTAGAAACTCTGCTTAA
- a CDS encoding TlpA disulfide reductase family protein, whose translation MKKLLVLIAFTTILSCKPKPEETVDYAIISGKIENTDSKKVIIYDQYTMGKVADITIAEDGTFRDTLKISTDFYALRQDKDFTNLYITKGSVLKIEYDSEKKDSTLQLSGSNSTINKYLSEKNKVIAATTGDQKEMYLKDEASFKAHLLNIKKAEEDLLIKTNDISEEFKNKELKNINYSYLSTLQNYAPYHGYYTKDKSFKASENFLDELKNIDLENENDYLFSPGYRGLVDNALATNATALAKKDSIADDIAYLKLTAKIKNDKIKNKLLYDAAKYGITYTDNLEEFYTLFTNNSTNQENNKEITTAYNKLKALAKGSPSPKFIDYENNAGGTTSLDDLKGKYLYLDIWATWCGPCIAEIPSLKKLEKEYHGKNIEFISISIDKMKDHEKWKKMIVDKDLKGIQLFADNNWESKFVEEYLIKGIPRFILIDPNGNIVNANAPRPSDQKLVETLQSLEL comes from the coding sequence ATGAAGAAGTTACTAGTTTTAATTGCCTTTACAACCATATTATCTTGTAAACCAAAACCTGAAGAAACTGTAGACTATGCCATTATTTCTGGTAAAATTGAAAATACAGATTCTAAAAAAGTAATCATTTACGATCAATATACAATGGGTAAAGTTGCTGATATAACGATTGCAGAAGATGGTACTTTTAGAGACACTTTAAAGATATCTACCGATTTTTACGCACTGCGTCAAGATAAAGATTTCACAAATTTATATATTACTAAAGGAAGCGTTTTAAAAATTGAATACGATTCAGAAAAAAAAGACTCTACGCTACAATTATCAGGTAGTAATAGCACTATTAATAAATACTTATCAGAAAAAAATAAGGTTATAGCAGCTACAACTGGAGATCAAAAAGAAATGTATCTAAAAGATGAAGCAAGCTTTAAAGCACATTTATTAAATATAAAAAAAGCAGAAGAAGATTTATTAATAAAAACAAATGATATTTCTGAAGAATTTAAAAATAAGGAACTTAAAAACATTAATTACAGTTATTTATCTACTTTACAGAATTACGCTCCTTATCACGGATATTACACTAAAGACAAAAGTTTTAAAGCATCAGAAAACTTTTTAGATGAATTAAAAAATATCGATTTAGAAAATGAAAACGACTATCTTTTTTCTCCAGGATATAGAGGTCTTGTTGATAATGCATTAGCAACCAATGCTACAGCATTAGCAAAAAAAGATTCTATAGCAGATGATATTGCCTATTTAAAATTGACTGCGAAAATAAAAAATGATAAAATAAAAAATAAATTATTGTATGATGCCGCTAAATACGGAATTACTTATACAGACAATTTAGAAGAATTTTATACGCTCTTTACTAACAATTCTACTAACCAAGAAAACAACAAAGAAATAACAACGGCTTACAACAAACTAAAGGCTTTGGCTAAAGGAAGTCCGTCTCCAAAATTTATAGATTATGAAAACAATGCAGGCGGAACCACTTCTCTAGACGACTTAAAAGGAAAATATTTATATTTAGATATTTGGGCAACTTGGTGCGGACCTTGTATTGCAGAAATACCTTCTTTAAAGAAACTAGAAAAAGAGTATCATGGTAAAAACATTGAATTCATTAGTATTTCTATCGACAAAATGAAAGACCATGAAAAATGGAAAAAAATGATTGTTGATAAAGATCTAAAAGGAATACAGTTATTTGCAGATAATAATTGGGAATCTAAATTTGTAGAAGAATACCTAATAAAAGGGATTCCACGTTTTATATTAATTGACCCAAACGGAAATATTGTAAACGCAAATGCACCAAGACCGTCTGACCAAAAATTAGTTGAAACGCTACAATCTTTAGAATTATAA
- a CDS encoding acyloxyacyl hydrolase, which translates to MKKNMLLISFFMIISNLNSQESKTPKTQPSKFLSNFYYSVNFGGIFYPFSNDNLIEGYKTETFSKNYFSGKLGFGYKIKENLALQFGVIRPASWFKYDNVNNIGYYRSVWINAWYLSLKKNINLTKKLSFFGEVGAANVTRSGFSIEDKVIYDDAHFGSLLYGFGFNYQLNDRWKLALNGTFFPKSDKHNQPSISQASVGFEYHIQKIPEELALAYENDERYFFPKNILQVSYGTSKIGFGANQFFGMSLKVGNFESFGIPVFWVGDVKAENSFSITYQRLAFRTQKLFSLDWGVSVTAFNTEATNTNVFAFSIFPTMRFYLMRRDGFDMYTNYSLIGPTYLTKSNIDNLETGPKITYQDTMGLGVFFGEKRAYNAELRIMHYSNGNIFTKNSGVAIPIQFTIGKTF; encoded by the coding sequence ATGAAAAAAAATATGCTGTTAATTTCTTTTTTTATGATTATCTCTAATCTAAATAGTCAAGAAAGTAAAACTCCAAAAACACAACCTTCTAAATTTTTGTCAAACTTTTATTACAGTGTAAATTTTGGTGGTATTTTTTATCCTTTTTCTAATGACAATTTAATTGAAGGCTATAAAACAGAAACCTTCAGTAAAAACTATTTTTCAGGAAAATTAGGTTTTGGGTATAAAATAAAAGAAAACCTAGCATTACAATTTGGAGTTATTAGACCTGCTTCTTGGTTTAAATATGATAATGTAAATAATATTGGTTATTACAGAAGTGTGTGGATTAATGCCTGGTATTTATCACTCAAAAAAAACATCAACCTAACTAAAAAACTATCCTTTTTTGGAGAAGTTGGCGCTGCAAATGTTACAAGAAGTGGTTTTTCTATTGAAGATAAAGTAATTTATGATGATGCTCATTTTGGAAGCTTACTCTATGGTTTTGGATTCAATTACCAATTAAATGACCGGTGGAAACTAGCCTTAAACGGAACCTTTTTTCCAAAATCAGACAAACACAATCAACCATCTATTTCACAAGCCTCTGTTGGGTTTGAATACCATATTCAAAAAATACCTGAAGAGTTGGCTCTAGCATACGAAAATGATGAAAGGTATTTCTTTCCAAAAAATATTTTACAAGTAAGTTACGGAACCAGTAAAATTGGTTTTGGTGCAAACCAATTTTTCGGAATGAGCTTAAAAGTTGGTAATTTCGAAAGTTTCGGAATTCCGGTTTTTTGGGTTGGTGATGTAAAAGCAGAAAACTCATTTTCTATAACCTACCAAAGACTTGCCTTTAGAACACAAAAACTTTTTTCTCTAGATTGGGGTGTTAGTGTTACCGCTTTTAACACAGAAGCCACCAATACAAATGTGTTTGCGTTTTCCATTTTTCCTACTATGCGTTTTTACTTAATGCGAAGAGATGGTTTTGATATGTACACCAATTACTCGTTAATTGGCCCCACTTATTTAACAAAAAGTAACATAGATAATTTAGAAACAGGACCAAAAATTACGTATCAAGATACGATGGGTTTAGGCGTTTTCTTCGGAGAAAAAAGAGCTTACAACGCAGAACTTAGAATTATGCATTACTCTAACGGAAATATTTTTACTAAAAATTCAGGTGTTGCAATTCCTATCCAATTTACAATTGGAAAAACATTTTAA
- the tilS gene encoding tRNA lysidine(34) synthetase TilS: MLKKLENHINQNLSFLKDKKLLIAISGGVDSVVLAHLLSTLKFNISLAHCNFNLRPIECDIDEEFVKNLGKNLNTKVFTIHFNTTEFAKENKQSTQIAARNLRYNWFNELIEKHQFDYILTAHHADDNLETFLINLTRGAGLDGLTGIPEINGNIVRPLLKFSREEILTFVKENNISWREDKSNASTKYIRNKIRHQILPVLKEINPSLLETFEKTTAHLKESQQIIEDKIDEISAETIATENNILKIDISKIEKLSNPKAYLYQLLKDYNFTEWNDAADLISAQSGKQIISKTHTLLKDRGFLLLSKKDFSTALETTTEIDENTSIITEPIHLKLEEVQEKSTENKQTIYVDKQNLQFPLKLRKWQDGDFFYPSGMKGKKKLSKYFKDEKFSLLQKQNTWLLCNYDNAIIWVIGCRKDNRFDTNKKNNTLLKISI; encoded by the coding sequence ATGCTAAAAAAACTAGAGAACCACATCAACCAGAACCTTTCTTTTTTAAAGGATAAAAAGTTATTAATCGCCATTTCTGGCGGAGTAGATTCTGTAGTTTTAGCACATCTTTTATCAACATTAAAATTTAATATTTCTCTTGCACACTGCAACTTTAATTTAAGACCAATTGAATGTGATATAGACGAGGAGTTTGTAAAAAATTTAGGAAAGAATCTAAACACCAAAGTTTTTACAATTCATTTCAATACAACAGAATTTGCCAAAGAAAACAAACAATCTACACAAATTGCTGCAAGAAACTTACGATATAATTGGTTTAATGAACTGATAGAAAAACACCAATTTGACTACATTTTAACAGCTCATCATGCAGATGATAACTTAGAAACTTTTCTAATTAATTTAACGCGTGGTGCTGGTTTAGATGGATTAACGGGTATTCCAGAAATTAATGGAAATATTGTGCGTCCACTTTTAAAATTTTCTAGAGAAGAGATCTTAACTTTTGTAAAAGAAAATAATATTTCTTGGCGAGAAGATAAAAGCAATGCATCTACAAAATACATCAGAAATAAAATTAGACATCAAATTCTTCCTGTTTTAAAGGAAATAAACCCTAGTTTGTTAGAAACTTTTGAAAAAACAACGGCACATTTAAAAGAAAGTCAGCAAATAATTGAAGATAAAATTGATGAAATATCAGCAGAAACGATCGCAACAGAAAACAATATTTTAAAAATTGATATTTCTAAAATCGAAAAATTATCGAACCCGAAGGCTTATTTATATCAGCTTCTAAAAGACTATAATTTTACGGAGTGGAATGATGCTGCCGATCTAATTTCTGCACAGTCTGGAAAGCAAATTATCTCTAAAACACATACATTATTAAAAGATAGAGGTTTTTTATTACTTTCTAAAAAAGATTTCTCTACTGCGCTCGAAACGACAACGGAGATAGACGAAAACACAAGTATAATTACAGAACCTATCCATTTAAAACTTGAAGAAGTACAAGAAAAATCGACAGAAAACAAACAAACCATTTATGTTGATAAACAAAACTTACAATTCCCTTTAAAGCTTAGAAAGTGGCAAGATGGAGATTTCTTTTACCCTTCTGGAATGAAAGGAAAAAAGAAGTTAAGCAAATATTTTAAAGACGAAAAATTCTCGCTTTTACAAAAACAAAATACATGGCTGCTTTGTAATTATGACAATGCCATTATCTGGGTTATAGGATGTAGAAAAGACAATCGTTTTGATACAAACAAAAAAAACAATACACTCTTAAAAATTTCAATATAA
- a CDS encoding anthranilate synthase component I family protein — MQRTTRTYTVDNTIEFKDNLLSWAQQFETVIWLDSNNYHQKYSSFDAALAADDFTSIKTDYYNAFEKLKEYQTITKDYIFGYITYDVKNDVEQLSSKNFDGLDFADLYFFQPKKLVFIKGNSVEFQYLRMVDDEIDSDFDEILKSKNPAIQQSKSDIKIKLRIHKDEYHAKVTEVLEHIKRGDIYEANFCQEFYAENATINPIEVYKHLNQISEPPFASFLKLDNQYALCASPERYIKKEGTKIISQPIKGTAKRLVSEFDDAQLALDLTRDEKERAENVMIVDLVRNDLSKTAKIGSVKVEELCKVYSFKQVHQLISTVVSEVEENTHPIDVLQSTFPMGSMTGAPKVSAMKIIEDLEETKRGLYSGTIGYFTPENNFDFNVIIRSILYNEAEKYISYSVGGAITAQSVVEKEYEECLLKAKAMKFALLNSK, encoded by the coding sequence ATGCAAAGAACAACTCGCACTTATACTGTTGATAACACTATTGAATTTAAAGATAATTTATTGTCTTGGGCACAACAATTTGAAACTGTTATTTGGTTAGATTCTAATAACTACCATCAAAAATACTCTAGTTTCGATGCTGCTTTAGCTGCAGACGATTTTACGTCTATAAAAACAGATTATTACAACGCTTTTGAGAAATTAAAGGAATACCAAACCATTACCAAAGATTACATTTTTGGTTACATCACCTATGATGTTAAAAATGATGTTGAGCAACTTTCTTCCAAAAATTTTGATGGTTTAGATTTTGCTGACTTGTATTTTTTTCAACCTAAAAAGCTTGTTTTTATCAAAGGAAACTCTGTAGAGTTTCAGTATTTAAGAATGGTTGACGATGAAATTGACAGTGATTTTGATGAGATTCTTAAATCTAAAAATCCAGCAATCCAGCAATCTAAAAGTGACATCAAAATAAAACTACGAATTCACAAGGATGAATACCATGCAAAAGTAACCGAAGTTTTAGAGCATATAAAAAGAGGTGATATTTACGAAGCTAATTTTTGTCAAGAATTTTATGCAGAAAACGCCACTATAAATCCGATTGAAGTGTATAAACACCTCAACCAAATTTCCGAACCTCCTTTTGCCTCTTTTTTAAAGTTAGATAATCAATACGCCTTGTGCGCATCACCAGAAAGATATATTAAAAAAGAAGGCACAAAAATAATTTCTCAACCTATAAAAGGAACTGCAAAAAGATTGGTTAGCGAATTTGATGACGCACAATTAGCTTTAGATTTAACGCGAGACGAAAAGGAACGTGCAGAAAATGTAATGATTGTAGACTTGGTAAGAAACGACCTGTCTAAAACAGCCAAAATAGGCTCTGTAAAAGTAGAAGAACTCTGCAAAGTATATTCTTTTAAACAGGTGCATCAATTAATTTCTACAGTAGTTTCTGAAGTGGAAGAAAATACACACCCAATAGACGTACTACAAAGTACCTTTCCGATGGGAAGTATGACCGGAGCTCCAAAAGTTTCTGCTATGAAAATTATTGAAGATTTAGAAGAAACCAAACGTGGTTTATACTCTGGAACGATTGGTTATTTTACCCCTGAAAACAATTTCGACTTTAATGTAATTATAAGAAGTATCTTATATAATGAAGCAGAAAAATACATCTCTTACTCTGTTGGTGGTGCCATTACAGCACAATCTGTAGTAGAAAAGGAGTACGAAGAATGCTTGCTAAAAGCAAAAGCAATGAAGTTTGCTTTATTGAATTCTAAGTAA
- a CDS encoding DUF4230 domain-containing protein: protein MELIILGLVIGLGVSYLISKRFSVSKKKDLVEKQSVILLDKIKKVSKLITVEGDFSEIYHHENTKENFWGFSSKKKAIVLIQAKAHIGFDFRKIKLAANTEKKEIVLSNFPQPEVVSIECDIKFYDIKNGYLNKFGTEDFTSLNKDAKEHVLNKIPESNLIKLANKEALEAILLMENIVETIGWKLDYTALEENEAQKKISK from the coding sequence ATGGAATTAATTATTTTAGGATTGGTTATTGGTTTAGGGGTTTCCTACCTAATATCGAAACGATTTTCAGTATCAAAGAAAAAGGATTTAGTAGAAAAGCAATCTGTTATTTTATTGGATAAAATAAAGAAAGTGTCTAAATTGATTACTGTAGAAGGAGATTTTTCTGAAATTTATCATCATGAAAATACCAAAGAAAACTTTTGGGGATTCAGTAGTAAAAAGAAAGCGATTGTTTTAATTCAGGCAAAAGCACACATTGGGTTCGATTTTAGAAAAATTAAATTAGCAGCTAATACAGAAAAAAAGGAAATTGTTTTGTCAAATTTTCCGCAGCCAGAAGTGGTTTCTATTGAGTGTGATATTAAGTTTTACGACATAAAAAATGGTTATTTAAATAAGTTTGGTACAGAAGATTTTACCAGTTTAAATAAAGACGCAAAAGAACACGTATTGAATAAAATACCAGAAAGTAATTTAATAAAATTGGCAAATAAAGAAGCTTTAGAAGCTATTTTATTAATGGAGAATATTGTAGAAACCATTGGGTGGAAACTAGATTATACAGCTTTAGAAGAAAATGAAGCGCAAAAAAAAATCTCGAAATAA
- a CDS encoding serine hydrolase, with protein sequence MTTLKKTATLLLIGFLFLSLFTFAQNEKITYGNPSEVGMDSLYIYTKVDSIMNVGIQEEAFPGAQILVVKDSKIIFNKAYGFHTYDSIQAVSLDDIYDLASVTKITGPLPALMKLHSEGKLDLDSPFSNYWKPWKKRKDKKELTVREILAHQAGLNPYIIFLNEVLKKNGKIKTRFIKSKASKRFKNEAYEGLYVKNRFKNKVFRQINRSKVSDVKKYKYSGLSFLIYPDLISEITKEDYTEYLQTNFYAPLEATTLSYRPKSKNFNNLIVPTEVDDLFRKGLTKNWVHDENAALLGGISGNAGLFGTSLDLAKIMQMYANYGVYDGKIYISENTVREFTKIQYPENENRRGLGFDKPLIDNATLSIKEAYPAPEVSPESFGHSGFTGTFVWADPANNLVFIFLSNRVYPNRNHRNIYNLNIRPKLQQVFYKAIKDNQ encoded by the coding sequence ATGACAACATTAAAAAAAACAGCTACTTTACTACTAATTGGGTTCTTGTTTCTTTCACTTTTTACTTTTGCTCAAAATGAAAAAATCACTTATGGAAATCCGTCTGAAGTGGGTATGGATTCACTCTACATTTACACCAAAGTAGACTCCATAATGAATGTTGGAATACAAGAAGAAGCATTTCCTGGTGCACAAATTTTAGTTGTAAAAGACAGTAAAATCATTTTTAATAAAGCCTACGGTTTTCATACGTATGATAGCATTCAAGCAGTAAGTTTAGATGATATTTACGATTTAGCTTCTGTAACAAAAATTACAGGACCTTTACCTGCATTAATGAAACTTCATTCTGAAGGAAAGCTAGATTTAGACAGTCCTTTTAGCAATTACTGGAAACCTTGGAAAAAAAGGAAAGACAAAAAAGAGCTTACTGTTAGAGAAATTTTAGCGCATCAAGCAGGGTTGAATCCGTACATTATTTTCTTAAATGAAGTTTTAAAGAAAAATGGTAAAATCAAAACTCGTTTTATCAAAAGTAAAGCCAGTAAAAGATTTAAAAATGAAGCTTACGAAGGACTTTATGTTAAGAATCGATTTAAAAATAAGGTCTTTAGACAAATTAACAGATCTAAAGTTTCTGATGTAAAAAAATACAAATATTCTGGTTTAAGTTTTTTAATTTATCCGGACTTAATTTCAGAAATTACTAAAGAAGATTATACGGAATATCTGCAAACCAATTTTTATGCCCCATTAGAAGCAACCACTTTAAGCTACAGACCAAAATCTAAAAACTTTAACAACTTAATTGTACCAACAGAAGTAGATGATCTTTTTAGAAAAGGACTTACAAAAAACTGGGTTCATGATGAAAACGCAGCTCTTTTAGGCGGAATTTCAGGTAACGCAGGTTTGTTTGGTACTTCCCTAGATTTGGCTAAAATTATGCAAATGTATGCCAATTACGGAGTTTATGATGGTAAAATATATATTTCTGAAAACACGGTAAGAGAGTTTACCAAAATTCAATATCCAGAAAACGAAAACAGAAGAGGTTTAGGTTTTGATAAACCGTTAATTGACAATGCTACATTATCTATAAAAGAAGCTTACCCTGCACCAGAAGTGAGTCCAGAGAGTTTTGGGCATAGTGGTTTTACAGGAACTTTTGTTTGGGCAGATCCAGCAAATAATTTGGTTTTTATATTCTTATCAAACAGAGTATATCCCAATAGAAATCATAGAAATATATACAATCTAAATATAAGACCAAAGCTGCAGCAGGTGTTTTATAAAGCAATAAAAGACAATCAATAA